One window of Nocardia nova SH22a genomic DNA carries:
- a CDS encoding PH domain-containing protein, with the protein MPPVVHLFKRGSQPGEQAPQWDLEVRPRRAVRVTRIVAAVIAVLFIVAGVLSSNSTTGVNFRGADQVAIICFGLLLAGAVLLLARPRVRVGPSGVVVRNILGDNEFDWADIRGISIPDKKAWARLELAGDEYVPMLAIRVNDKEYAADAMDRFRELGAKYTAGQGD; encoded by the coding sequence ATGCCGCCCGTCGTTCATCTGTTCAAACGCGGTTCGCAACCCGGCGAGCAGGCACCGCAGTGGGATCTGGAGGTGCGTCCGCGCCGGGCGGTACGTGTCACGCGGATCGTGGCGGCCGTGATCGCCGTGCTGTTCATCGTGGCCGGTGTGCTGTCGAGTAATTCGACGACGGGGGTCAACTTCCGCGGCGCCGATCAGGTGGCGATCATCTGCTTCGGCCTGCTGCTGGCGGGCGCGGTGCTGCTGCTCGCCCGGCCGCGTGTCCGAGTGGGTCCGAGCGGTGTGGTGGTCCGGAACATCCTGGGCGACAACGAGTTCGACTGGGCCGATATCCGCGGGATCTCGATTCCGGACAAGAAGGCGTGGGCGCGTCTGGAACTGGCCGGTGACGAGTACGTCCCGATGCTGGCGATCCGCGTCAACGACAAGGAGTACGCGGCCGACGCCATGGACCGCTTCCGCGAACTGGGCGCGAAATACACCGCCGGACAGGGCGACTGA
- the ribH gene encoding 6,7-dimethyl-8-ribityllumazine synthase has protein sequence MSGTGVPEFALADAKDLTVGIVASRWHTTICDTLLANAERVAREAGVEQITVVRCAGAMELPVVAQALARTHDAVVALGVVIRGGTPHFEYVCDAVTAGLTRVSLDEGTPVTNGVLTVNTEAQALDRAGLPDSAENKGEQASAAALDAALTLRALRREV, from the coding sequence ATGAGCGGAACGGGTGTTCCGGAGTTCGCGCTGGCGGATGCGAAGGATCTGACGGTGGGCATCGTGGCCTCCCGCTGGCACACGACCATCTGCGACACGCTGCTGGCCAACGCCGAGCGGGTCGCGCGCGAGGCGGGCGTCGAGCAGATCACCGTGGTGCGGTGCGCGGGCGCGATGGAGCTGCCGGTGGTGGCTCAGGCGCTGGCCCGCACCCACGACGCGGTGGTGGCGCTCGGTGTCGTGATCCGTGGCGGGACACCGCATTTCGAATACGTCTGCGATGCGGTGACCGCGGGGCTGACCCGGGTCTCGCTGGACGAGGGCACGCCGGTCACCAACGGTGTGCTCACGGTGAACACCGAGGCCCAGGCGCTGGACCGGGCGGGACTGCCGGATTCGGCCGAGAACAAGGGTGAGCAGGCGAGTGCCGCGGCGCTGGATGCCGCGCTGACCCTGCGTGCCCTGCGCCGAGAAGTCTGA
- a CDS encoding FAD-binding dehydrogenase, whose translation MYPFCLECGGVPVTPSQQPDVIVVGAGLAGLVATYELTRAGRRVLVLDQENRNNLGGQAFWSLGGLFLVDSPEQRRLGIKDSFALAWQDWQGSAGFDREDEDHWARQWARAYVEFAAGEKRQYLHDLGLRVTPLVGWAERGGATADGHGNSVPRFHLTWGTGPEVLRVFLEPVLAAEQRGLVEFAFRHRVDDLVVEDGAVVGVRGSVLEPTDLDRGVASSRTTVGEFEFRAPAVLVSSGGIGHNHDLIRRNWPAERLGPCPETMISGVPAHVDGRMLGISESAGGRIVNRDRMWHYTEGINNWDPIWPDHAIRIIPGPSSLWFDANGKRLPAPCFPGFDTNATMREILSTGYDYSWFVLTQSIIEKEFALSGSEQNPDITGKDRKLTLKSRLAKGAPGPVEAFKRHGVDFVVADSLPELVRGMNEIARGPQLDLADMERQIIARDRELDNKYSKDAQLMAVANARRSLGDKLGRVAAPHRILDPAHGPLIAVRLNILTRKTLGGLQTDLDSQVIRADGTPFPGLYAAGEVAGFGGGGVHGYNALEGTFLGGCIFSGRAAGRAMARLPR comes from the coding sequence ATGTATCCATTTTGCCTCGAATGTGGAGGAGTGCCCGTGACGCCGTCACAGCAGCCGGATGTCATCGTCGTCGGAGCCGGACTGGCCGGACTGGTGGCCACCTACGAGCTGACCCGGGCGGGCCGTCGGGTCCTGGTCCTCGATCAGGAGAATCGCAACAATCTGGGCGGCCAGGCGTTCTGGTCACTGGGCGGGCTGTTCCTGGTCGACAGCCCCGAACAGCGCCGCCTGGGCATCAAGGACTCCTTCGCCCTGGCCTGGCAGGACTGGCAGGGCTCGGCCGGATTCGACCGCGAGGACGAGGACCACTGGGCGCGGCAGTGGGCGCGCGCCTACGTCGAGTTCGCCGCCGGTGAGAAGCGCCAGTACCTGCACGATCTCGGCTTGCGGGTCACTCCGCTGGTGGGCTGGGCCGAACGCGGCGGCGCCACCGCCGACGGGCACGGCAACTCCGTGCCCCGCTTCCATCTCACCTGGGGTACCGGCCCGGAGGTACTGCGCGTCTTCCTCGAACCCGTGCTCGCGGCCGAGCAACGGGGCCTCGTCGAATTCGCCTTCCGGCACCGGGTCGACGATCTCGTCGTCGAAGACGGTGCGGTCGTCGGCGTCCGCGGCAGCGTCCTCGAGCCGACCGATCTCGACCGCGGTGTGGCCTCCTCGCGAACCACGGTGGGCGAGTTCGAATTCCGCGCACCCGCGGTGCTGGTCTCCTCGGGCGGTATCGGTCACAATCACGATCTGATCCGCCGCAACTGGCCCGCCGAACGCCTCGGCCCGTGTCCCGAGACCATGATCTCCGGCGTGCCCGCCCACGTCGACGGGCGCATGCTCGGCATCTCCGAATCCGCAGGCGGTCGCATCGTCAACCGCGATCGGATGTGGCACTACACCGAGGGCATCAACAACTGGGATCCGATCTGGCCCGATCACGCCATCCGCATCATTCCCGGCCCGTCCTCGCTGTGGTTCGACGCCAACGGAAAGCGTTTGCCCGCACCGTGTTTCCCCGGATTCGACACCAACGCCACGATGCGCGAGATCCTGTCCACCGGCTACGACTACTCGTGGTTCGTGCTCACCCAGTCGATCATCGAGAAGGAGTTCGCGCTGTCGGGCTCCGAGCAGAATCCCGACATCACCGGCAAGGATCGCAAACTCACGCTCAAGAGCCGCCTCGCCAAGGGCGCACCCGGTCCGGTGGAGGCGTTCAAACGCCACGGTGTGGACTTCGTGGTCGCCGACTCCCTGCCGGAACTGGTCCGCGGGATGAACGAGATCGCGCGCGGCCCCCAGCTCGACCTGGCCGATATGGAGCGCCAGATCATCGCGCGCGACCGCGAACTCGACAACAAGTACAGCAAGGACGCGCAGTTGATGGCGGTCGCCAATGCGCGCCGATCACTCGGCGACAAACTCGGCAGGGTCGCCGCACCGCACCGCATCCTCGATCCCGCCCACGGCCCGCTCATCGCGGTCCGGCTCAACATCCTCACCCGCAAGACCCTGGGCGGCCTGCAGACCGATCTGGACTCGCAGGTGATCCGCGCCGACGGGACGCCGTTCCCGGGCCTGTACGCCGCGGGTGAGGTCGCGGGCTTCGGCGGCGGCGGGGTGCACGGCTACAACGCCCTCGAGGGCACCTTCCTCGGTGGGTGCATCTTCTCGGGGCGGGCGGCCGGGCGCGCGATGGCCCGCCTGCCGCGTTAG
- a CDS encoding amino acid permease, whose product MSELPTDVHLSAEDSGYHKSLKPRQLQMIAIGGAIGTGLFLGAGGRLAQAGPGLFLVYAVCGVFVFFILRALGELVLHRPSSGSFVSYAREFYGEKAAFIAGWTYFLNWSMTGIVDTTAIATYLHYWGAFGAIPQWLLALIALVLVLGVNLISVKWFGELEFWAALIKVVALVSFLIIGVIFLGGRFRVDGAATGLGLVSHAGGWFPTGVLPLVTVASGVVFAYAAVEMVGTAAGETENPQKIMPRAINSVILRIAVFYVGSLILLALLLPYTAYHADESPFVTFFAKLGVPHAGSIMNLVVLTAAFSSLNAGLYSTGRILRSMAVNGSAPEFTARMNSRGVPYGGIVLTSAIALVGIWLNYIVPARAFEIVLNIASLGILSSWATIVLCQLALWRKWRRGEMERPGFRMFGAPYTGIATLVFLAVMLVLMAFDRPVGTWTVASLVVLIPALIIGWFAARSRVMAVARLREPPDEQPARTVDPVPVDD is encoded by the coding sequence ATGAGTGAGCTACCCACAGACGTCCACCTGAGTGCCGAGGACAGCGGCTATCACAAGAGTCTGAAGCCGCGGCAGTTGCAGATGATCGCCATCGGCGGCGCGATCGGCACCGGGCTGTTCCTGGGCGCCGGTGGGCGCCTGGCCCAGGCCGGACCTGGTTTGTTCCTGGTGTACGCGGTGTGCGGCGTCTTCGTCTTCTTCATCCTGCGGGCGCTGGGCGAGCTGGTCCTGCATCGGCCGTCCTCGGGATCGTTCGTGTCCTACGCCCGCGAGTTCTACGGGGAGAAGGCGGCTTTCATCGCGGGCTGGACGTACTTCCTCAACTGGTCGATGACCGGCATCGTCGACACGACCGCGATCGCGACCTATCTGCACTACTGGGGCGCGTTCGGCGCGATACCGCAGTGGCTGCTGGCGCTCATCGCCCTCGTGCTGGTGCTGGGTGTGAATCTGATCTCGGTGAAATGGTTCGGTGAACTCGAGTTCTGGGCGGCGCTGATCAAGGTGGTGGCGCTGGTGTCGTTCCTGATCATCGGCGTGATATTTCTCGGCGGGCGCTTCCGGGTCGACGGTGCGGCAACGGGTTTGGGCCTGGTGTCCCACGCGGGCGGCTGGTTCCCCACGGGGGTGCTGCCGCTGGTGACCGTCGCCTCGGGCGTCGTATTCGCCTACGCGGCGGTGGAGATGGTCGGCACCGCGGCGGGGGAGACCGAGAATCCGCAGAAGATCATGCCACGCGCGATCAACTCGGTGATCCTGCGTATCGCGGTGTTCTACGTGGGATCGCTGATCCTGCTGGCGCTGCTGCTGCCCTACACCGCCTACCACGCCGACGAGAGCCCGTTCGTCACCTTCTTCGCGAAACTCGGTGTGCCGCACGCCGGTTCGATCATGAACCTGGTGGTGCTCACGGCGGCGTTCTCGAGTCTCAACGCCGGGCTGTATTCCACCGGCCGCATTCTGCGTTCGATGGCGGTCAACGGCAGTGCGCCGGAGTTCACCGCGCGCATGAACAGTCGCGGCGTGCCCTACGGCGGCATCGTGCTGACCAGTGCCATCGCGCTGGTGGGTATCTGGCTCAACTACATCGTTCCGGCGCGGGCGTTCGAGATCGTGCTGAATATCGCGTCGCTGGGCATTCTGTCCTCGTGGGCGACGATCGTGCTGTGCCAGTTGGCGTTGTGGCGCAAGTGGCGGCGCGGTGAGATGGAACGTCCCGGATTCCGGATGTTCGGAGCGCCCTACACCGGCATCGCGACGCTGGTGTTCCTGGCGGTAATGCTGGTGCTGATGGCGTTCGACCGTCCGGTGGGCACCTGGACGGTCGCCAGTCTCGTCGTCCTGATCCCGGCGCTGATCATCGGCTGGTTCGCGGCGCGTTCGCGGGTGATGGCGGTGGCGCGCCTGCGCGAGCCGCCCGACGAGCAGCCCGCGCGGACGGTGGATCCGGTCCCGGTCGACGACTGA
- a CDS encoding riboflavin synthase has protein sequence MFTGIVEELGEIVAAERSPDAARLTIRGALVTSDAGHGDSIAVNGVCLTVVDVVDGDSFTTDVMGETLNRSGIGKLDIGSKVNLERAAAVNSRLGGHIVQGHVDGTGVVLSRTPSDNWEVVRISLPDNLARYVVEKGSITVDGISLTVSGLGVDEAGEPGHRDWFEVSLIPTTRELTTLGTAPVGATVNLEVDIIAKYVERLHQRG, from the coding sequence ATGTTCACAGGCATCGTCGAGGAGCTGGGTGAGATCGTCGCGGCGGAGCGGTCCCCGGATGCGGCCCGGCTCACGATTCGCGGTGCGCTGGTGACCTCCGACGCCGGTCACGGCGATTCGATCGCGGTGAACGGCGTGTGCCTGACCGTCGTCGACGTGGTGGACGGCGACAGCTTCACCACCGATGTGATGGGCGAGACCCTCAACCGTTCCGGAATCGGCAAACTCGACATCGGCTCGAAGGTGAACCTGGAACGCGCCGCCGCGGTGAACAGCAGGCTCGGCGGCCATATCGTCCAGGGACATGTCGACGGCACCGGCGTCGTCCTGTCGCGGACCCCGTCCGACAACTGGGAGGTCGTGCGAATCTCCCTGCCGGACAATCTGGCCCGCTATGTGGTCGAGAAGGGCTCGATCACCGTGGACGGCATCTCGCTGACCGTCTCCGGCCTCGGCGTCGACGAGGCGGGCGAACCCGGCCACCGCGACTGGTTCGAGGTCTCCCTGATCCCCACCACCCGCGAACTCACCACCCTCGGCACCGCCCCCGTCGGCGCCACCGTGAACCTGGAGGTGGACATCATCGCGAAATACGTGGAACGTCTCCACCAGCGCGGCTGA
- a CDS encoding MBL fold metallo-hydrolase → MQSRTDEIADRVFRISTFVPEVGPTGFTFNQFLVVDEEPLLFHCGMRGLFPLVSEQIAAIMPVERLRWITFGHVEADECGAMNLFLAAAPNAQVAHGVLGCEVSINDLADRPPRPLADGEVIELGERRIRHIDTPHAPHNWESRVLYEETTGVLFSGDLMTQVGEGPALTESDVVGPASFAEDVFGATSLGPAVPATLYRLADLRPATLAIMHGSSFAGDGAAALRDLAADYERRLAPA, encoded by the coding sequence ATGCAGAGCCGTACCGATGAGATAGCCGACCGCGTGTTCCGGATATCGACCTTCGTACCCGAGGTCGGGCCCACCGGGTTCACCTTCAATCAATTCCTCGTCGTCGACGAGGAGCCGCTGCTGTTCCACTGCGGTATGCGCGGGCTGTTTCCGCTGGTGTCCGAGCAGATCGCCGCGATCATGCCGGTCGAGCGGCTGCGCTGGATCACCTTCGGGCACGTCGAGGCCGACGAGTGCGGCGCGATGAATCTGTTCCTGGCCGCCGCGCCGAACGCCCAGGTCGCACACGGGGTGCTCGGCTGTGAGGTGTCGATCAACGATCTGGCCGATCGCCCGCCCCGGCCACTGGCCGACGGTGAGGTGATCGAGCTGGGGGAGCGCCGGATCCGCCACATCGATACCCCGCACGCGCCGCACAACTGGGAGTCGCGAGTGCTCTACGAGGAGACCACCGGAGTGCTGTTCAGCGGTGATCTCATGACCCAGGTCGGCGAGGGCCCGGCGCTCACCGAATCCGATGTCGTGGGCCCCGCATCGTTCGCCGAGGACGTCTTCGGCGCCACCTCGCTGGGTCCGGCGGTACCGGCCACGCTGTATCGCCTCGCGGACCTGCGCCCGGCGACACTGGCGATCATGCACGGTTCGAGTTTCGCCGGTGACGGCGCCGCCGCGCTGCGCGATCTGGCCGCCGACTACGAAAGACGCTTGGCCCCGGCCTGA
- a CDS encoding bifunctional 3,4-dihydroxy-2-butanone-4-phosphate synthase/GTP cyclohydrolase II gives MTRFDTIERAVADIAAGKAVVVVDDEGRENEGDLIFAAEKATPELVAFMIRYTSGYICVPLTGADCDRLGLPPMYSMNQDKHGTAYTVSVDAREGVSTGISAADRATTMRLLADPKARADEFTRPGHVVPLRAKEGGVLRRPGHTEAAVDLARMAGLGPAGVICEIVSQKNEGDMARTEELRIFADEHELALISIADMIAWRRKHEKQVERIAEARIPTRHGEFKAVGYKSIYDDVEHVALVRGDLSLDDGDDVLVRVHSECLTGDVFGSLRCDCGPQLDAAMEMVAAEGRGVVLYMRGHEGRGIGLMHKLQAYQLQDSGHDTVDANIELGLPADARDYGTGAQILVDLGIKSMRLLTNNPAKRVGLDGYGLSITDRVPMPVRANAENLRYLRTKRDRMGHDLVGLDDLDLGETAQ, from the coding sequence GTGACCAGGTTCGACACCATCGAGCGCGCAGTCGCCGATATCGCCGCCGGTAAGGCGGTCGTCGTCGTCGACGACGAGGGCCGGGAGAACGAGGGCGACCTCATCTTCGCCGCCGAGAAGGCCACCCCGGAGCTCGTGGCCTTCATGATCCGGTACACCTCCGGCTACATCTGCGTGCCGCTCACCGGTGCGGACTGCGATCGGCTGGGCCTGCCGCCGATGTACTCGATGAACCAGGACAAGCACGGCACCGCCTACACCGTGTCGGTGGACGCGCGCGAGGGGGTCAGCACCGGGATCTCGGCGGCCGACCGGGCCACGACGATGCGGCTGCTGGCCGATCCGAAGGCGCGGGCCGACGAGTTCACCCGGCCCGGTCACGTGGTCCCGTTGCGGGCCAAGGAGGGCGGCGTGCTGCGCCGTCCCGGGCACACCGAGGCCGCGGTGGATCTGGCACGGATGGCGGGCCTGGGCCCGGCGGGGGTGATCTGCGAGATCGTCAGCCAGAAGAACGAGGGCGATATGGCCCGCACCGAGGAACTGCGGATCTTCGCCGACGAACACGAACTGGCCCTGATCTCGATCGCCGACATGATCGCGTGGCGTCGCAAGCACGAGAAGCAGGTGGAGCGGATCGCGGAGGCGCGCATCCCCACCAGGCACGGCGAGTTCAAGGCGGTCGGCTACAAGAGCATCTACGACGATGTCGAGCATGTGGCGCTGGTGCGCGGCGATCTGAGTCTCGACGACGGTGACGATGTGCTGGTGCGGGTGCATTCGGAGTGCCTGACCGGTGACGTCTTCGGTTCGCTGCGCTGCGACTGCGGTCCGCAACTGGACGCGGCCATGGAGATGGTCGCCGCCGAGGGCCGCGGTGTGGTGCTGTACATGCGCGGCCACGAGGGCCGCGGTATCGGCCTGATGCACAAGTTGCAGGCGTATCAGCTGCAGGACTCCGGGCACGACACCGTCGACGCGAACATCGAACTCGGTCTGCCCGCCGACGCGCGCGACTACGGCACCGGTGCGCAGATCCTGGTCGATCTGGGCATCAAGTCCATGCGGTTGCTGACGAACAATCCGGCCAAGCGGGTGGGGCTGGACGGTTACGGCCTGAGCATCACCGACCGGGTTCCGATGCCGGTGCGGGCCAATGCGGAGAATCTGCGCTACCTGCGGACCAAGCGCGACCGGATGGGCCACGATCTGGTCGGCCTCGACGATCTGGACCTGGGCGAGACCGCCCAGTGA
- the ggt gene encoding gamma-glutamyltransferase gives MRRTPAILAGASAAALLVSGLLTGCSSSPSSDRECADQANGTAITAPAAPTATATNLATNPEIATGYRSDMTPVRTHTFAVSTANPVATRAACRVLADGGTAADALIAAQTVLGLVEPQASGIGGGAFLLYYDAAAKSVEAYDGRETAPAAATENYLRWTSDTDHAQPQPNTRASGRSIGVPGVLRLLEAAHRDHGRQVWRDLFGPAIELADNGFDISARMASQIAQSAPDLARDPNAAAYFLQPDGTPKPQGFHLTNPAMAKTLGAIATDGPDAFYTGALARDITDATATTSGGRTPGQISLDDLAHYQARKRTALCTDYRDHRLCGMPTPSSGGITVAATLGILENFDLGGLAPDHPDRNGGVPKAEAVHLISEAERLAYADRDKYVADSDFVPLPGGSPAALLDKDYLKRRAASIDPGHSMGTAQPGDFGPVPLGIPTPQPEHGTSHISVVDRYGNAAAMTTTVESAFGSFHMVDGFVLNNQLTDFSAEPADAAGVPLANRLQPGKRPRSSMSPTLVFDRSPDGSAGRLVDVTGSPGGAVIIQFVVKALVGLLDWHLDPQQAVAQVAFGAGNTPVTGIGGEHPAIDTTDNGAHDPLVRALRDRGHQVSVDPQSSGLSALQREPDGWIGGADPRREGVVLGDTR, from the coding sequence ATGAGGCGCACTCCAGCGATCCTGGCGGGCGCGAGCGCCGCCGCACTGCTCGTCTCCGGACTGCTGACCGGATGTTCGTCGTCACCCTCTTCCGATCGCGAGTGCGCCGACCAGGCCAACGGCACCGCGATCACCGCGCCCGCGGCCCCGACGGCCACCGCCACGAATCTGGCCACCAACCCCGAGATCGCCACCGGATACCGCAGCGACATGACCCCGGTGCGCACACACACCTTCGCGGTCTCCACCGCGAATCCGGTCGCCACCCGCGCGGCCTGCCGAGTGCTCGCCGACGGTGGGACCGCCGCCGACGCGCTCATCGCGGCGCAGACCGTCCTCGGGCTCGTGGAGCCGCAGGCCTCCGGAATCGGCGGCGGCGCGTTCCTGCTGTACTACGACGCCGCGGCGAAATCGGTGGAGGCCTACGACGGCCGCGAGACCGCGCCCGCGGCCGCCACCGAGAACTATCTGCGCTGGACCAGCGATACCGATCACGCCCAGCCGCAACCGAATACGCGCGCCAGCGGACGTTCCATCGGCGTGCCCGGAGTGCTACGACTGCTGGAGGCGGCCCATCGCGACCACGGCAGGCAGGTGTGGCGGGATCTGTTCGGCCCGGCGATCGAGCTGGCCGACAACGGATTCGACATCAGCGCCCGGATGGCGAGCCAGATTGCGCAGTCCGCACCGGATCTCGCCCGCGACCCGAATGCCGCGGCCTACTTCCTGCAACCGGACGGCACACCGAAACCCCAGGGCTTCCATCTCACCAACCCGGCGATGGCGAAGACCTTGGGCGCCATCGCCACCGACGGCCCCGACGCCTTCTACACCGGCGCCCTCGCCCGCGACATCACCGACGCCACCGCCACCACCAGCGGCGGCCGCACTCCCGGACAGATCTCACTCGACGACCTGGCCCACTATCAGGCCCGCAAGCGCACCGCGCTGTGCACCGACTACCGCGACCATCGCCTCTGCGGTATGCCCACCCCGTCCTCCGGCGGTATCACCGTCGCCGCCACCCTCGGCATCCTCGAGAACTTCGATCTCGGCGGCCTCGCCCCGGACCACCCGGACCGCAACGGCGGCGTCCCGAAAGCCGAAGCGGTGCATCTGATCTCGGAGGCCGAACGGCTCGCCTACGCCGACCGCGACAAATATGTCGCCGACTCCGACTTCGTCCCGCTTCCGGGCGGATCCCCCGCCGCCCTGCTCGACAAGGACTATCTGAAGCGGCGCGCGGCATCGATCGATCCGGGCCATTCGATGGGCACCGCACAGCCCGGCGACTTCGGCCCCGTCCCCCTGGGCATCCCCACACCCCAGCCCGAACACGGCACCAGCCACATCTCCGTGGTGGACCGCTACGGCAACGCGGCGGCCATGACCACCACCGTGGAATCGGCCTTCGGCTCCTTCCACATGGTCGACGGATTCGTCCTCAACAACCAGCTCACCGATTTCAGTGCCGAACCAGCGGACGCCGCGGGCGTGCCACTGGCCAATCGGCTCCAGCCGGGCAAGCGGCCACGCAGTTCCATGAGTCCCACCCTGGTATTCGACCGGTCGCCCGACGGCTCGGCCGGACGGCTGGTCGATGTGACCGGATCACCCGGTGGCGCCGTGATCATCCAGTTCGTCGTGAAAGCCCTGGTGGGACTGCTGGATTGGCATCTGGATCCCCAGCAGGCGGTCGCCCAGGTGGCCTTCGGCGCCGGCAACACACCGGTGACCGGCATCGGCGGCGAACATCCCGCGATCGACACCACCGACAACGGCGCCCACGACCCGCTCGTCCGCGCACTGCGGGACAGGGGACATCAGGTGTCGGTCGATCCGCAGTCCAGCGGCCTCAGCGCCCTGCAGCGCGAGCCGGACGGCTGGATCGGCGGCGCGGACCCACGCCGCGAGGGCGTCGTACTCGGCGACACCCGCTGA
- a CDS encoding DUF3291 domain-containing protein produces MPALPWVTIDRPATDTVQIMASRLEVRSLRHVPRFFATSMRLWRQARRSPGAVGVTLKADLAARTFWTLSAWSDADAITAYARTEPHASAIVSARAVMRESTFVFWSASTGELPIDWAEARRRIAEKRETPAGQPLP; encoded by the coding sequence ATGCCCGCTCTGCCCTGGGTCACCATCGATCGGCCCGCCACCGACACCGTCCAGATCATGGCCTCACGACTCGAGGTCCGCTCCCTGCGCCACGTGCCGCGTTTCTTCGCGACCTCGATGCGGCTGTGGCGCCAGGCGCGCCGCTCCCCCGGCGCCGTAGGTGTCACGCTGAAGGCGGATCTCGCGGCGCGGACCTTCTGGACGCTGTCGGCCTGGTCCGATGCCGACGCCATCACCGCCTACGCGCGAACCGAGCCGCACGCCTCCGCCATCGTCAGCGCTCGCGCGGTCATGCGGGAATCGACCTTCGTCTTCTGGTCGGCATCGACCGGCGAGTTGCCGATCGACTGGGCCGAGGCGCGGCGACGCATCGCCGAGAAGCGCGAAACTCCTGCGGGGCAACCACTGCCGTGA
- a CDS encoding ABC transporter ATP-binding protein, which translates to MVDFPILQVDAVDFVRNHNPILAEVSLTVRAGEHWALLGPNGAGKTTLLKMLGAFEHPTRGSVHVLGHRLGRVDMRELRTLIGHVDPRHNPPYPLTAHEVVLTGLTNTADLKQRWSPTPEQDAEADRLIELMGLTARRDARWPTMSQGERGRALIARALIAEPRLLLLDEPATGLDVGGREQLIDRIDLLQSTHPDLASVLVTHHLEELPPATTHAMLLRAGRCVAAGPVDGVLTSENISTCFDHPIRINRTGDGRWHVSTEGAVRA; encoded by the coding sequence ATGGTCGACTTCCCCATCCTGCAGGTGGACGCCGTGGACTTCGTCCGCAACCACAATCCGATCCTCGCGGAGGTATCGCTCACGGTGCGCGCCGGTGAGCACTGGGCGCTGCTGGGTCCCAACGGTGCGGGCAAGACCACGCTGCTGAAGATGCTGGGCGCGTTCGAACATCCCACCCGCGGCAGCGTGCACGTCCTGGGCCACCGGCTGGGCCGGGTCGACATGCGCGAGCTGCGCACCCTCATCGGCCATGTCGACCCGCGGCACAATCCGCCCTATCCGCTCACCGCACACGAGGTCGTGCTCACCGGCCTGACGAACACCGCCGATCTCAAGCAGCGCTGGTCGCCCACTCCGGAACAGGACGCCGAGGCCGATCGGCTGATCGAGCTGATGGGCCTGACCGCGCGGCGCGACGCCCGCTGGCCCACGATGTCGCAGGGCGAACGCGGGCGTGCGCTCATCGCCCGTGCGCTGATCGCCGAGCCGCGACTGCTCCTGCTCGACGAGCCCGCCACCGGACTGGATGTGGGCGGGCGCGAACAGCTCATCGATCGCATCGATCTGCTGCAGTCGACCCATCCGGATCTGGCCTCCGTGCTGGTCACGCACCATCTCGAGGAGCTGCCACCGGCCACCACCCATGCCATGCTGCTGCGCGCGGGCCGATGCGTGGCCGCGGGCCCGGTGGACGGCGTGCTGACCAGCGAGAACATCAGCACGTGTTTCGACCACCCGATCCGGATCAACCGCACCGGCGACGGCCGCTGGCACGTCAGCACCGAAGGGGCCGTCCGGGCCTGA